A region of the Silene latifolia isolate original U9 population chromosome 9, ASM4854445v1, whole genome shotgun sequence genome:
acAACCGCTTGGAACGATATCTAAGAATAAAGAATTTgtctttataagagaaatgaataaaaaagcATGATTTGTTTAGTTGATCATGCACTATAGACTCCACCAGCATGCACACATACTCTTAAGTAACCTTCAAATTAAAAGCgaagaaatctgcaaaaaaaagaaaaacaaagtaCAAAACATCATCTTAGTATCATCTTTCAAACAAAAGAAAAGACAACAAATATAAAAAACACACCATATTACAGCATTTACAGCTACATTTTACATTATTTTACTGCAAATCAATGACATTTTACTGCGAAAACACCATACTATAGCGTTTTAGTGCCTTGATGACATTTTACAACTAAATTATGTAGTCAACCTGCCAAAATGTATGAAAATAGAGTACCGCTAAACTTCACATTCAAAAGATcacatcatacaaacaacaacaagatcACACGTTTTTAGTTATCATAGCCAACATGTAATTCGACATTACTCATTTTACTGAACACAAACGATTActtcaattctatcatatgaaactgtaattttgcacaattaaacaatgttaaactctaattttcgcgattaaaacaatacgaaaccctaattttcacaattaaacaatgttgaaccctaattttcacaatcgatcaatattaaaccctaattttaacgattagaacaaaaaaaagacatcttataaacaactacaacttcaattgatgataataattgattcaatgtgtcgatattatgaacgaaaaacgtttaaaatcatttataagtaaaatatttagaaatttacaGCAAGAACATGAAAGTACACTAAATAACTTGAAGAttagttcaatttttttgatttaatcCTATTAAATTCATGTAATTCAACATACATACACTAACTTCGAACAAAATTAACATGTAAAATCAATTTAACACTACATACGTTGAAATAAAAtcgcaaaaataaaagaaaacgaGAAACAAATGTACCTCAACAATTTTTGCGCGATTTTTAGTGAGATTATTCAATCTAATGAATGAATAAATCTAGGATGTTGAAATACAGTTAAAATCGTGTTTGAATTTTTAGGTTTTCGCAGATTTTCAATGAGATTTTTGAGAGGATTGTGATATATTTTTGTTTGAAATGTTTTAGATTGATTTtggattttttagagagagaaacgatTGTCTgattttgggagttttatgtggttttgtttgtcaattttcctcgcgatattgttttgtatatgatgtgatatttatttatttatttattggtaAAATGTAAGTTGTATAAATATTTACGCAAAGGTGACCATACACGAACAACCGAGCACCTATCCGGGCTCATCATCAAACGTCTATAGTATGGGTCAGGCCCAAACTCAAAACCTTTAAGCAACAACAACAAGGGCCAGATAAACAAAATCAGGAGAAATCCCCCAAAATAGCAAACCCTAAAAAATTCAATCGAGAACATTCATCCTCTTCAATCAAATCTGAGTCGTCTTCAATGTCAGGATTGCTCAACTTCATCTATGCACCTTCGAATCCAGCCAGACCCCCCTCTTATCAAAGCTTTGAATCTAAGTTTTAGCACCTGTAAGAGTTGTTCCACAATCTTTGACGGTCTTAAGATGCTTGCATGTTCCCTGCTGGAGTTTCGTTGCTGCCAAATCAGGTACATACACGCATTTATCATTGCATTAATCGCTCCTTTATCTTCCTTTGTTCCTCTTCTACTCAATCTCCACCTCAATATGTCATCTCTCGGTATTCTGATGCCAAGTTTTGCTCTCACCAGATCAAGAATCTTCGTACTATAATCACACCTGAAAAACAAATGCTCAAGCGCCTCCCTGCCACAGCCACACAGATAGCAGGTATCATTCTCTCTGATCCCTAAATTGAACAGTATAGCATTCGTATTCATATTTCCATGATGGTAGAGCCACGCAAGGAAGCTGTGTTTAGGTATGGACCATTTATTCCAAACTAATCCACTCCATTGAACTTTTTCCCCTTTCTCTCTTAACCACTCGTATCCTTTAGCAATAGTGTATTCTCGACCATTTTGATTAGACCACTCCTGCTGCTGATACGCTTCTGCTAGAGACTCCTTAGTTTGGCAAACCTTCCTCCAGTACCAACTTGATGAGGTTGTAGGAGTGTAATTCTGCCATTCCTGGCCTTTTAGGTAGGTGTGATTAATCCACCTCACCCAAAGATGGTCAGGCTTAAAATAAATCCACCATACCAGTTTCCCAACAGCTGCTTTATTCCAAAGAACGTCCTCTTTCAAACCCAAACCCCCTTCTTGTTTGGGTTTACATATTTTCTTCCAAGAAACCAAAGGAGACCTTAGGAAATCAACACCTCCATCCCATAGAAAATTCCTACAAATGCTCTCAATTCTTGTTATAACACCACTTGGGAGAATGAACATAGTAGCCCAGTAGTTATGAAGTGATTTAAGAACAGATTTGATAAGGACTAGTCTGCCAGCATAGGAGAGCTTCCTAGTCCCTAACCCTCTTATTCTATTCACCACCTTGTCTATCAAAGGTTTACAGTCATGGGCATTTAATCTGGTAGTTTTGATAGGTACCCCTAGATACCTGAAAGGTAGAGAGCCCTCAACAAGACCTGAAACCTGTTTGATATCTGCCTTAATACCATCAGCAACCCCATTGAAATATACATTAGATTTCCCTTTGCTCATATTAAAACCAGATGCTTTTGAAAAACTAGAGAATGTTCTGAGTATAATCATCATGGAAGCCACATTCCCTTTACAAAACAATAGcaggtcatcagcaaacattaaaTGAGTCAATTTAATAGGCTTACATAATGGATGAAATCTGAACTCAGGATCCTCAGTAGTGTAAGATAGAAGTCTAGTTAGATACTCCATGCAAATA
Encoded here:
- the LOC141601867 gene encoding uncharacterized protein LOC141601867 translates to MLKALKFPAQFRHWIMQCVTTASYSLNLNGEVFGFFQGNRGLRQRDPLSPLLFTICMEYLTRLLSYTTEDPEFRFHPLCKPIKLTHLMFADDLLLFCKGNVASMMIILRTFSSFSKASGFNMSKGKSNVYFNGVADGIKADIKQVSGLVEGSLPFRYLGVPIKTTRLNAHDCKPLIDKVVNRIRGLGTRKLSYAGRLVLIKSVLKSLHNYWATMFILPSGVITRIESICRNFLWDGGVDFLRSPLVSWKKICKPKQEGGLGLKEDVLWNKAAVGKLVWWIYFKPDHLWVRWINHTYLKGQEWQNYTPTTSSSWYWRKVCQTKESLAEAYQQQEWSNQNGREYTIAKGYEWLREKGEKVQWSGLVWNKWSIPKHSFLAWLYHHGNMNTNAILFNLGIRENDTCYLCGCGREALEHLFFRCDYSTKILDLVRAKLGIRIPRDDILRWRLSRRGTKEDKGAINAMINACMYLIWQQRNSSREHASILRPSKIVEQLLQVLKLRFKALIRGGSGWIRRCIDEVEQS